One stretch of Pseudomonas fragi DNA includes these proteins:
- a CDS encoding DsbA family protein yields the protein MTARLLYVMDPMCSWCWGFSPIAEALVEQAQAAGVELHLVVGGLRTGSGSALEPATRRYILEHWQAVTEATGQPFTFEGALPEGFMYDTEPACRAVVAARSLAPDCAWKLVKLIQQAFYVQGRDVTQASVLVELAETAGVPRIEFAAAFDSAEQHAATAADITWVQDLGIAGFPTLLAERNGQLALLTNGYQPLAPLSDLLARWLERAARV from the coding sequence ATGACAGCGCGCCTGCTCTATGTGATGGACCCGATGTGCTCCTGGTGCTGGGGCTTTTCGCCCATCGCCGAGGCGCTGGTTGAGCAGGCGCAGGCCGCAGGCGTTGAGCTGCACCTGGTGGTGGGCGGTTTGCGTACCGGCAGTGGTTCGGCGCTTGAGCCGGCGACGCGGCGCTATATTCTTGAGCACTGGCAGGCGGTCACCGAGGCCACCGGGCAACCCTTCACCTTCGAAGGGGCCTTGCCCGAAGGTTTTATGTATGACACCGAGCCTGCCTGCCGGGCCGTTGTCGCCGCCCGTAGCCTTGCCCCGGATTGCGCCTGGAAACTGGTCAAGCTGATACAGCAGGCGTTTTATGTGCAAGGCCGCGATGTGACCCAAGCCAGTGTGCTGGTTGAGCTGGCCGAAACTGCTGGTGTACCGCGTATCGAATTTGCTGCCGCGTTTGACTCGGCCGAGCAGCATGCGGCGACAGCGGCGGATATTACCTGGGTGCAGGATCTGGGCATTGCCGGCTTCCCGACCTTGCTCGCCGAGCGCAATGGCCAGCTGGCGCTGCTGACCAACGGCTATCAGCCCCTTGCACCCCTGTCTGACTTGCTCGCCCGCTGGCTTGAACGCGCTGCGCGTGTTTGA
- a CDS encoding EAL domain-containing protein — MKSKRPLGTPRLLGIVWPFIAVVLFQALLGCVSLYMLSAVRSYVGGESLWSKGQKDAIYFLYLYSDTHDPVYYEKYKQAISVPRGDHKLRLAMDESPPNEVAAREGILQGGNSAEDASSIIWFYRYFRHVSYMETAIEKWAIGDAYLVKLDNLAEEMHRAIISGKATATDSQRWEDKIFAINEGIAPSAKAFSDALGEGSRFIWRLLVVINLATALALILLVLKRTHKVLKQSRAFAEALQLEKERAQVTLASIGDGVITTDVKGAIAYMNPAAEQLTQWKAEQAQGVTLAALFKLLDDNDQDEGPGLVERILDGQLNNNREHSRQIQRMDGSTVAVTLVGAPILHAGEVSGAVLVLHDMTQERQYIANLSWQATHDALTGLANRREFEYRLELVLKNLGRQQGRHALMFLDLDQFKLVNDTCGHAAGDELLRHICVLLRTDLREGDTLARLGGDEFGILLENCPVEMAEKIAGGLRQAVQSLHFAWKGRPFMSTISIGLVHIHQAPVTLESLMRAADMACYMAKEKGRNRVQVYHVDDTELSLRFGEMAWVQRLHVALEENRFSLYAQEITPLGPVQDGGGHIEILLRLQDENGRIVFPDSFIPAAERYGLMSSIDRWVVENVFKIIAECSAQAGGRPMAMCAINLSGSTIGDDDFLAFLHEQFDCYGVSPKLICFEITETSAIANLGNAIRFINELKTLGCHFSLDDFCAGMSSFAYLKHLPVDFLKIDGSFVKDMLDDPINRAMVEVINHIGHVMGKRTIAEFVESTQIEQALIEIGVDYAQGYIVQRPQLFTFDSLLQRPQRARALTLKSPGTLR; from the coding sequence ATGAAATCTAAACGCCCCCTTGGTACACCACGCTTATTGGGCATTGTTTGGCCTTTTATTGCGGTCGTGCTGTTCCAGGCGTTATTGGGGTGTGTGAGTTTGTATATGCTTTCAGCCGTGCGCAGTTATGTGGGCGGCGAGAGTTTATGGTCCAAGGGTCAGAAGGACGCCATCTACTTTCTCTACCTGTATTCCGATACCCATGACCCGGTGTATTACGAAAAATATAAACAGGCCATCAGTGTCCCCCGGGGTGACCACAAGTTGCGCCTGGCGATGGATGAATCACCGCCCAATGAAGTTGCAGCCCGCGAAGGCATCCTGCAGGGCGGCAACAGTGCCGAGGATGCCTCAAGCATTATCTGGTTCTATCGCTACTTCCGTCATGTCAGTTATATGGAAACTGCCATTGAGAAGTGGGCAATAGGTGATGCCTACCTGGTCAAGCTCGACAATCTGGCCGAGGAGATGCATCGGGCCATTATTTCCGGAAAGGCCACAGCGACGGATTCCCAGCGCTGGGAAGACAAAATTTTCGCCATCAATGAGGGCATTGCACCTTCCGCCAAGGCCTTCAGCGATGCCCTGGGTGAAGGCTCGCGCTTTATCTGGCGGTTGCTGGTGGTCATCAACCTGGCCACGGCGCTGGCGCTGATCCTGCTGGTGCTCAAGCGTACGCATAAAGTGCTCAAGCAGAGTCGTGCCTTTGCCGAGGCGCTGCAACTGGAGAAGGAGCGGGCGCAAGTCACCCTGGCGTCGATTGGCGATGGCGTTATCACCACCGACGTCAAAGGCGCGATTGCCTACATGAACCCCGCGGCCGAGCAATTGACCCAGTGGAAGGCCGAGCAGGCGCAGGGCGTGACCCTGGCGGCGTTGTTCAAACTGCTCGACGACAATGATCAGGACGAAGGCCCCGGGCTGGTTGAGCGCATCCTCGACGGGCAGTTGAACAACAATCGCGAGCACTCCAGGCAGATCCAGCGCATGGATGGCAGTACGGTCGCGGTTACCCTGGTGGGCGCACCGATCCTTCATGCCGGGGAAGTGAGCGGCGCAGTACTGGTGCTGCATGACATGACCCAGGAGCGCCAGTACATCGCCAATCTGTCCTGGCAGGCGACCCATGATGCGCTGACCGGGCTGGCCAACCGTCGTGAGTTCGAATACCGCCTGGAGCTGGTGCTCAAGAACCTTGGTCGCCAGCAGGGCCGGCATGCCCTGATGTTTCTTGATCTGGACCAGTTCAAACTGGTCAATGACACCTGCGGACATGCGGCAGGTGATGAGCTGTTACGGCATATTTGCGTACTGCTGCGCACCGACTTGCGTGAAGGCGATACCCTGGCCCGGCTGGGGGGCGATGAGTTCGGCATCCTGCTGGAAAACTGCCCGGTGGAGATGGCGGAAAAAATCGCCGGCGGCCTGCGCCAGGCGGTGCAAAGCCTGCATTTTGCCTGGAAGGGGCGCCCGTTCATGAGCACCATCAGCATTGGCCTGGTGCATATCCATCAAGCCCCGGTCACTCTTGAATCCCTGATGCGGGCGGCAGACATGGCCTGCTATATGGCCAAGGAAAAGGGCCGTAACCGGGTGCAGGTTTACCATGTGGATGACACCGAGCTGTCACTGCGCTTTGGTGAAATGGCTTGGGTGCAGCGCTTGCATGTCGCCCTGGAAGAAAACCGCTTCAGCTTGTATGCCCAGGAAATCACTCCCCTGGGGCCGGTGCAGGATGGGGGCGGGCATATCGAGATTCTGTTGCGCCTGCAGGATGAAAACGGCCGTATCGTGTTCCCTGACAGTTTTATTCCTGCGGCAGAACGCTATGGCCTGATGAGTTCGATAGACCGCTGGGTGGTGGAAAATGTATTCAAGATCATTGCTGAGTGTTCAGCCCAGGCGGGTGGGCGGCCAATGGCTATGTGTGCCATCAATCTGTCTGGTTCCACCATTGGCGATGATGACTTTCTGGCGTTTTTGCATGAACAATTTGACTGTTACGGCGTCTCTCCAAAACTGATTTGTTTTGAAATTACCGAAACCAGTGCCATTGCCAACCTGGGCAATGCCATCCGATTTATCAATGAACTGAAAACCTTGGGTTGTCACTTTTCGCTGGATGATTTTTGCGCGGGGATGTCCTCATTTGCCTATTTGAAACATCTGCCCGTCGACTTTTTGAAGATCGACGGCAGTTTCGTCAAGGACATGCTGGACGACCC
- a CDS encoding ABC transporter ATP-binding protein, protein MPDRLTWGEIRRLALRHKKALWIANGVAVLATLCSVPIPLLLPLLVDEVLLGNGDVALKVMNHWLPTAWHSAAGYIGLMLVVTLLLRCGALLFNVLQARLFSRLAKDIVFRIRLRLIERLKRISLSEYESLGSGTVTTHLVTDLDTLDKFVGETLSRFLVAVLTLVGTSAILLWMHWQLALLILLFNPLVIYATVQLGKRVKHLKKLENDSTARFTQALTETLDSIQEVRAGNRQGFFLGRLGLRAREVRDFAVASQWKSDASNRASGLLFQFGIDIFRAAAMLTVLFSDLSIGQMLAVFSYLWFMIGPVEQLLNLQYAYYAADGAVTRINQLLARSDEPQYPGGANPFTGRQTVGIEVRDLSFSYGDEKVLDHLNLTIAPGEKVAIVGTSGGGKSTLVQLLLGLYTPQSGSIHFAGASQPEIGLQTIREHVAVVLQHPALFNDTVRANLTMGRERTDDACWQALQIAQLDGTIAALPQGLDSIVGRSGVRLSGGQRQRLAIARMVLAEPKVVILDEATSALDAATEYNLHHALGKFLSGRTTLIIAHRLSAVKQADRVLVFDGGRIAEDGDHQQLIAEGGLYARLYGHLQQT, encoded by the coding sequence GTGCCCGATCGCCTGACCTGGGGTGAGATCCGGCGCCTGGCCCTGCGCCATAAAAAAGCCCTGTGGATCGCCAACGGCGTGGCCGTGCTGGCGACCCTGTGCAGCGTGCCCATCCCCTTGCTGCTGCCCTTGCTGGTGGATGAGGTGCTGCTGGGCAACGGTGATGTAGCGCTGAAAGTCATGAACCACTGGCTACCGACCGCCTGGCACAGTGCTGCTGGCTATATCGGCCTGATGCTGGTGGTGACCTTGTTGCTGCGCTGCGGCGCGTTGCTGTTCAACGTGCTGCAGGCGCGGTTGTTTTCGCGTCTGGCCAAGGACATCGTGTTTCGTATCCGCCTGCGCCTGATCGAACGCCTCAAGCGCATTTCACTGTCCGAGTACGAGAGCCTGGGGAGTGGCACGGTGACTACCCATCTGGTGACCGACCTCGATACGCTCGACAAGTTTGTTGGCGAAACCCTGAGCCGGTTCCTGGTGGCGGTGCTGACGCTGGTGGGCACCTCGGCAATCTTGCTGTGGATGCACTGGCAACTGGCACTGTTGATTTTGCTGTTCAACCCGCTGGTGATCTACGCCACGGTGCAGTTGGGCAAGCGGGTCAAGCACCTGAAAAAACTTGAAAATGACAGCACGGCGCGCTTTACCCAGGCCCTGACCGAGACCCTGGACTCGATCCAGGAAGTGCGTGCCGGCAACCGCCAGGGCTTTTTCCTCGGGCGCCTGGGGTTGCGGGCGCGGGAAGTGCGGGACTTTGCCGTGGCGTCGCAATGGAAGAGCGATGCTTCCAATCGTGCCAGCGGCTTGTTGTTCCAGTTCGGTATCGACATCTTTCGCGCTGCGGCGATGTTGACGGTGTTGTTTTCGGACCTGTCGATCGGGCAGATGCTCGCCGTGTTCAGTTACCTGTGGTTCATGATCGGCCCGGTCGAGCAATTGCTCAATTTGCAATATGCCTACTATGCCGCCGATGGTGCGGTTACCCGCATCAACCAACTGCTGGCACGCAGCGACGAGCCGCAATACCCCGGTGGTGCCAACCCGTTTACGGGGCGACAGACGGTCGGTATCGAAGTTCGCGACCTGAGCTTCAGCTATGGCGATGAAAAGGTGCTCGATCACCTCAACCTGACCATTGCTCCTGGCGAGAAGGTGGCCATAGTCGGCACCAGCGGCGGCGGCAAAAGCACCCTGGTGCAATTGCTGCTGGGCTTGTACACGCCGCAGTCGGGCAGCATCCATTTTGCCGGCGCGAGCCAGCCCGAGATCGGCCTGCAAACCATCCGCGAGCATGTGGCAGTGGTGTTGCAGCACCCGGCGCTGTTCAACGACACCGTGCGTGCCAACTTGACCATGGGCCGTGAGCGAACCGATGACGCGTGCTGGCAGGCCCTGCAAATCGCCCAGCTCGATGGCACCATCGCGGCGCTGCCCCAGGGCCTGGACAGCATCGTGGGGCGCTCGGGGGTGCGCTTGTCCGGTGGTCAGCGTCAGCGCCTGGCGATTGCGCGCATGGTCCTGGCCGAACCCAAGGTCGTGATCCTCGACGAGGCCACCAGTGCCCTGGATGCCGCCACCGAATACAACCTGCATCACGCTTTGGGTAAATTCTTGAGCGGGCGAACAACTTTAATCATTGCCCATCGCTTGTCTGCGGTAAAACAGGCAGACCGGGTGCTGGTGTTTGATGGTGGCCGTATTGCCGAAGACGGCGATCACCAGCAGTTGATTGCAGAGGGCGGGCTATACGCAAGGCTCTACGGGCACTTGCAACAAACCTGA